Proteins encoded in a region of the Streptomyces sp. Sge12 genome:
- a CDS encoding tetratricopeptide repeat protein, which translates to MTGNPTAYEPDLARALSNLGIYLSGVGRRAEALDAVEEAVEVHRRLADPVTGNPTAYEPDLATSLTVWAWLLSTQQNLSRALRATSEAVEIYRKLVALVPSRFTQPLRAVLSLQADVLDGLGRIQDAQTIRDWLAANPDEPDSHK; encoded by the coding sequence GTGACGGGCAACCCCACCGCGTACGAACCCGACCTCGCCCGCGCGCTGTCCAACCTCGGCATCTATCTGTCGGGGGTGGGGCGGCGGGCGGAGGCCCTGGACGCCGTCGAGGAAGCGGTGGAGGTCCACAGGCGGCTGGCCGACCCGGTGACGGGCAACCCCACCGCGTACGAACCCGACCTCGCCACCTCACTGACGGTCTGGGCCTGGCTTCTCAGCACGCAGCAGAATCTCTCCCGAGCGTTGCGAGCGACAAGCGAGGCGGTGGAGATCTACCGCAAGCTCGTAGCGTTGGTGCCCAGCCGGTTTACCCAGCCTCTGCGTGCAGTGCTCAGTCTGCAGGCGGACGTGCTTGATGGGCTCGGCCGGATCCAGGACGCGCAGACAATCCGCGATTGGCTCGCGGCCAACCCGGACGAGCCCGACTCTCACAAATGA
- a CDS encoding recombinase family protein, translating to MDLRPDQAANVVERNDCPKCEAPAGSPCRTRSGKCATKYHTARFVLVPALREELEVLVPEDRGPGRPWKAGPPVEAAPTAAAAKPIRIGYARCSTAGQELASQLAALEPVCKRIFSEKISTRIKTRPELEKALKLAYDIKEAAPDQEVILTVHELKRLARNAAELMTLSGQLQDAGVQLELLTGPLTGIYDPNGMGAMFFAVLAVAAQLDRNYIREKTLEGQQAAAAKGNHGGRPKVIDDDSLLFARALKDRGIPVPEIAGKLTIKTGKNAGKHPSVASLYRALAEAEGAAGADDAQVIGPRRPGRVRIPGPGSGTDPALMERLTAQVLDGGTVLDDLARQAESSSEDLVAQLLVQARNGDR from the coding sequence GTGGACCTGAGGCCCGATCAAGCCGCAAATGTGGTAGAACGAAACGACTGTCCGAAGTGTGAAGCCCCGGCCGGGAGCCCGTGCCGCACCCGGAGCGGGAAGTGCGCGACGAAGTACCACACCGCTCGCTTCGTCCTCGTGCCCGCGCTCCGCGAGGAGCTGGAAGTGCTCGTCCCCGAGGACCGCGGTCCCGGGCGGCCGTGGAAGGCAGGCCCGCCTGTCGAGGCGGCACCGACTGCTGCGGCCGCCAAGCCGATCCGGATCGGGTACGCCCGCTGCTCGACCGCAGGTCAGGAACTCGCCTCCCAGCTCGCCGCGCTCGAACCGGTCTGCAAGCGGATCTTCTCCGAGAAGATCTCCACCCGCATCAAGACCCGGCCCGAGCTGGAGAAGGCCCTCAAGCTCGCGTACGACATCAAGGAGGCCGCCCCCGACCAGGAGGTCATCCTCACGGTCCACGAACTCAAGCGCCTCGCCCGCAACGCCGCCGAGCTGATGACCCTCTCCGGCCAGCTCCAGGACGCCGGCGTGCAGCTCGAACTTCTCACCGGCCCGCTCACCGGCATCTATGACCCCAACGGCATGGGCGCCATGTTCTTCGCCGTCCTCGCCGTCGCCGCCCAGCTCGACCGCAACTACATCCGCGAAAAGACCCTCGAAGGCCAGCAGGCCGCCGCCGCTAAGGGCAACCACGGCGGACGCCCCAAGGTCATCGACGACGACTCGCTCCTGTTCGCCCGCGCACTGAAGGACCGCGGCATCCCCGTCCCCGAGATCGCGGGCAAGCTCACCATCAAGACCGGCAAGAACGCGGGCAAGCACCCCTCAGTCGCCTCCCTGTACCGCGCGCTCGCGGAGGCCGAAGGAGCTGCCGGGGCCGACGATGCACAGGTCATCGGCCCCCGCCGTCCGGGCCGCGTCCGCATCCCCGGGCCCGGCAGCGGTACCGACCCCGCGCTGATGGAACGGCTCACCGCCCAGGTCCTCGACGGCGGCACGGTGCTGGACGACCTGGCCCGCCAGGCCGAAAGCAGCTCTGAGGACCTGGTGGCGCAGTTGCTCGTGCAGGCCCGGAACGGCGACCGGTAG